The Peromyscus maniculatus bairdii isolate BWxNUB_F1_BW_parent chromosome 3, HU_Pman_BW_mat_3.1, whole genome shotgun sequence genome segment GAGTCCCCAGACAGGAAacctgagtctcagtttcctcaGTGGTGAAAAAGAGGTTAAAACCACGGGGTCCTGCGGGCCTTCTGGACTGTTACATTCTGAATttaggaggagaggcaggcaggcagacatgcagacagacagacagacacacacacacacaccctggcagACAAGATGTGACTAAGAAAACAAGTCAACATTCAATCTCACCTACAGCATAGGTGCATAAGAAAACTATGCTACTGTgtgataataaaacaaatttaatttctaataaaatttaCTGGGTTCAGCACAAACCAAGACTGTTTTGGGAACACCAGTGGGTAAAGCTTAAACTTAAAGTCCCACTAAACTCTGTCTGAGCTATGGCAGGCCTGCCTATTCTGCTTTAACCTCCATCACTGTTGCCACCAGGAGCAAAGAAATACCCAAACAATATTACTAGAGTGAGTTAGTAATACCGTGATGGTGGTATTATAAATCACTTGCTAATGGAGAATCGGATCCTTAAAGGAAGTATTCTCAGCCTTTAAAAGCCTGTAGCTCTCCAGAAGTATTTGCTTGCATTTGAATACTGCTGAGTGGATCGGGAGCTACAGGCTggtgggggagaagaggggaggaaggaaggagctgtTGTAGTTGGCGTCTGGACTCAGGTGGAGGAAACGGCTTCAGCCCGGGAGAGAATTGAAACGTATAGAGGCGAGTTCCCACACGCGGCCTATGGCTATGGCCTTCGCTGTGCTTgggaaacaaaaaaatcagatcCTGGGGTGTAACCTGCCTTTTTCAAAATTTAGTGTCTGGGATGGCTATAAAGCAGATGAAGAGGCTTAAGAGAGCACCGGGGCTTTTCAATCACGAGATCCCTGTGGAGGCAATGCTTGGATTCAGAAACACCCTGATAACTCAGGAGACATCAGTCCTGGCTCCTTCCTGAAGCCCCGGGCTTGTCCGAGCATAGCAGAGACTTCTGGGGTCAGACTAAGCGGCCGATTCTTGCACCCCAGCTAAGGCACCCTGccaaggggggtgggggtggtcccAGGCGCTGAGCCAAGGTTTCTCCGGTCTCCCGCACACCCTCCCGCATTCCCACCTCAGCGAATGCAGGCGGGCTGAACCAGCCACCGGGGCCCCTAATGAACCCCAGCGACCTTGGAGCCCACTGGCCCAGGCCCTGTGTTTTTCTGGGCGAAGACCTGGAGGTCGCAGTCGGGAGCGGTGGCGCGCCTGCCAGCGCAGCTTTGCAGCTCCCGGACCTAGCTCTCCAGGTCCCCGCCTGGCCGCCGCGCAGGCCCCTCCCCAGCTCTCCAGCCGTTTGGCTagtttgtttgtcttatttttaatttctccGGGGCCAGCCAGAGCAGGTTTGTTGGCAGTCGTACACCTCTGAGCAGTCACGCGACCAGCCAATGTCCTGGCAGCGCTACGGGGAGGCGGCGCGCACGGGAACGCGGAGAGGCGGCGGCGCCGCGCCCGGGGCCACCTTAAGAGCGCGCTCGCCAGCCGGGGCGGAGCGGCAACCGGCGCCGCAACCAATGGAGCTCCTCCTCTGTTTAAATAGACTTGCAGTGTCAATCATCTTCTTCTTCGTCAGCCTCCCTTCCACCGCCATATTGGGCAACTAAAAAAGGCGGGGGGGCTCCTGCTTTCGGGGTGTTTTTCTCCCCTTCGTCCCTTGTCCCTACTCACTCGCGGCTCCGGGACTCGCGCGGCGGCAAGGTTTGGAGAGGGGCTGCGTTCGCGCGACCCACGGGCTCGCCCCAGCCTACACTCCGACTGTTCGCCACCTCCTcttgcctcctcccctcccttccccgccCTCCAGTACACTTGATCACTGAGCCTCGAGCTGCGCGGCCGGGGCGTCCCTGCGCTCTCTCCCCCAGACCTGCGCGCTCCTGCGGCTCGAGCGGTCGCTCGCCCGACTCCGCTCCACTTGACTCCTCGGGTGCAGGCGCAGAACTTCAAAGAGGGGTTCGCGCTGCGACCGGGACGTTTCGCTTTTGTTcggttttgttgtttatttcgttttattattactatttttttttttttcggagaGCGCGAGCGGAGGCGGTGGTCCACACCCGCCCGGGGAGGAAGATGTCAAACGTACGAGTATCTAACGGGAGCCCGAGCCTGGAGAGGATGGACGCTAGACAAGCGGAGCACCCCAAGCCCTCCGCCTGCAGAAACCTCTTCGGCCCGGTCAATCACGAAGAGCTAACCCGGGACTTGGAGAAGCACTGCCGAGATATGGAAGAAGCGAGTCAGCGCAAGTGGAATTTCGACTTTCAGAATCACAAGCCCCTGGAGGGCAGATACGAGTGGCAGGAGGTGGAGAAGGGCAGCTTGCCGGAGTTCTACTACAGACCCCCGCGCCCCCCCAAGGGCGCCTGCAAGGTGCCGGCGCAGGAGAGCCAGGATATCAACGGGAGCCGCCAGGCGCTGCCTCTAATTGGGTCTCAGGCAAACTCTGAGGACCGGCATTTGGCGGACCAAATGCCTAACCCGTCAGACAGTCCAGCGGGGTTAGCGGAGCAGTGCCCAGGGATGAGGAAGCGACCTGCCGCAGACGGTAATGACCCTTTGAAAAACGTAAAATGTCTGTCTCTAGCGCCTCTCTGCTCGACCCTCTTCAGTTGGCTTTTCCAGTATGTTCTGCTTTAGCTCTGGGAGATCGAGCTTGTGCGAAGCTTAGGTTTGAAATGCCCCTTAGCCGACTGCCTAGCCTGTTTATGATTTTGAAGTCAGAAGCCGGAGATAGTAAGATCTGATAACTTCCCCAGCCTAACACATCGCAGTTCCTCCCCGCTAGCCAGCTGTAGGTATGTGACAAAAGTTGGGATGTTTACCAACTGCCTCCTCCTTGGCTGGGGCGAGAGAGAAAGATGTGGGGTGTAGAATACGCCTTCTGTTAGTGGAAACAACCTCATTTTTTGTCCTTAGAGGCTACCGGGGATGACGGGTCCAGGGGTCgtgggtggaggtggtgggttTTTCATCCCTTGACTCTTGGGCCAACTTCTGTCAGCCATTGTTCTCGCTAATAAAGatggtttgtgtgtgttcttttaaaaatttccccTTGCCCCCCTCCTAGATTCTTCTTCGCAAAACAAAAGGAccaacagaacagaagaaaatgtttcaGACGGTTCCCTGAACGCCGGCTCTGTGGAGCAGACGCCCAAGAAGCCCGGCCTCCGAAGACACCAGACGTAAACCGCTCTCCGGTGGGTTAATGAGGAAGAGCACAAAGCTGACACCCCAGCTGGGCTGCGCTCCCCGGGGGCGCCTGCAGACCCCAGGTCTGCTGGCAGATTAGTTGCCTGCCAGGGAGACTTATTTTCCTGGGTCAAAAAATTACCAGTGGGGAAGGCTGCAGTCACTTGGTGGGGGACCGTAATACAAAGTGTTTGTGTCCTAAGATGTTTTCCAAGTCAAGTACTTCTCACCAAGGCCCCCAAGAATAGGAAGGTCATACTCTTAGGATTCCCACCAAAACTTAGGCCGGGAGTGACAATTTTCTTCCCCATCTAAACAAGGACTGAGGCACCCCCAGTCTCACTTCATGAAAATCCATTTCCCATAGGTTCATTTTGAGCTAATAGAACCTATTTTGACTAGTGGATAAGTGGCAAATACACAATTACATTTAAGTTTTTAGGAGAAATGTGAGGCACTCATAGTTCACACTTGGATAGGAGTGTGAATAGGGCTACCGTGCCCTGcattttcaaatcatttttatAGGCTGTCACTTTTCCTGTATCCTGgtgttggagagagagaagggaacttcttatttaaaaaaaaaaaaaggctagaatGGAAAGTTCAGAAGTACTATTGCTCCCACAGATTTTCTGATTTTAGCCCTGGGGTTACAAAGCAGAAGTTAAATGAACAGCCAGAGGAAGCAATCCCCCAACACATCAGCTGTGTGTGCTAATTGTGCTGAAACAGGATGGTTTGGATGTTTGAGGGGAAATGGATGGTAGATGTTAGGACCAGTAGGGCCAGCACAAGTGTGGCTTTTTCCATGTATCAAAATCTCATCACCCTGATTACCTAATTAGAGTAGCCCAGCCCCAAATTTACATAGATTGACTATTCATAATGACCTGACTACATATATTAATAGTTTCTAAGCTCCTTATAAACAAAGACTGTGGTCTCTATTTCCAAAGCCCACTCATAACCCAGCATATAAAGAGATCTTAACAGTTTATTGTTAACTTTTCAGGTCCtcatttatagaaatttaaaaataaattaaggaatATAGAGATAAAGTAGGGTTCTGGTTTGTTGTGTTTGTCCATAATATACTTTCTCCTACAGACCTAGCGTTTTTCAGAGCTGATAGAAAATAGAACATTAGAACCACTTTCCATACGATACCCTCGATAAAGTGGAAACATTGGATGGAAGTTCTTTCTAAATAGCCATCACACCTGTAGCTTTAGTTGGCTTGTGTGACTTGTGGCCTAGCTCTTCAGATGAGCCTCCTAGATTTTTACCTGGCCCATCCTAATCAAGGGGCATTTGCTAGTAGCAGCTTAGAGCTGACTAAGCAGCCCTAAGGCTCAGTCACAAGCATTCATGCAGATATTCTGCATATAAATAAATTGCAATTTTAAAACCATTCTTAGACCTCCCTGCCTCTGGGGGGTCTTTCGAAATTTCATTTCCAGGTATTTTTCAAGTTCAAGAAATTATGCTACTCTGAAGTGTTACGGttcctgaatttcttttctttctcactctctttgaCCCAGATTCTTTAGAGTGAGTTTCTCAACCTCTGTACTGTTGACATTTTGAGCCGAATTATTCTTTGTTGTGGGAGGCTGTCCTGTACATTTTAGAATGTTTGGCATTATCTCTGGCCTCTCCCACCAGATGCCAGTAGCAATCCTCTTCCCGAAGTTGTGACAGTCAGAATGTCCCTACACATTTCCAAATGTCCCCTGGGGCATGGGAGGGCTGCACAAAATTGCCCACTTGTTAAGAACCCTGACTCTTGACACCACACAGAGCAGAACAAAAATCCAGTGAAGACAGCATTAGAGATGATTGCAGTCATCAGGTCTGGAGTGCCTGTGTTTATCCCCCATCACTGAAGTATTTGTCAACTAAgatagtaacaaaataattccTGTACTTTGGCAATGTTACTCTAGTGTTTTCTCCCtaattcttttgtttctcttgcagaATTAAGAatatttccttgtttatttgaTACATCACTGCTTTATGAAGCAAGGAAGATATACATGAAACGATTTAAATACATATCGCTGACTCCATGGAATGGACATCCTGTATAAGCACTGAGAAAGCAACAACATAATAACACTAAACATTTTAGGCACTCTTAAACCATCTGCCTCTAAAAGCCTTGGATGTAGCATTGCGCAATTAGGTTTTTCCTTATTTGCTTCATTGTACTACCTGTGTATATAGTTTTTATCTTTTACTATGTAGCACGTAAACAttagggatgggaggggagggtggggctgAGGAATCGGCAtcggtggggtgtgtgtgaagaACTTGCTTCAATTTGTAGCaaggagaaaaatatttgacTTGCATGAAGAGAAGCAACTTGGGCGGGGGCAGGGTTTAAATTGCTTTCTTTAAAGATGTAGTGTCCCTTTCAGTAAGAACTGAtcctttatttcaaaataatcaaaatttgAATAATTGCTACATATAGttgctatttatttttacatgaaacTTATTCTCATTTGGGAGTTCTGAAGATTCTGTTATGTAGCAacaaatggcttaaaaaaaaaaactactttttgtttttcttctcccttaAAATTGGAATTTACCAGTTAATTATTTAGCAGTAATCACTCCAGGTAATACTGGGCAAAAATCTGGGGTGCATGACAGGAAATTCTGAACTCTTAGAATTGATCATTTCACATCAGATttgttgagaaaatgtcttcgtTTTCTTCTCGTTTGAGCTGTGTAGACAGTGAAAAGAACCCTAAATCCCTGGATATTTTTAGAAGTCTGTAACTTTacacaaataatgaaataatttttagttCAAAGTTTCTCATCCTACTTGTTAATTTGCCCCAAGGAAAGtgctgtttttaaaggaaaaaaaggaatgtgCTTTTAGGAAAAGCACACTTGTAGAATAAGTGAAATGGATACCACATCTTTAAACAGTGTTTCTTCAATGCCTGTGTATGAGAAAACCTTTGAAGTGTGCCTGTGTATATAACTCTGTAAAGACACTGAAAATTATACTAACTTATTTAtgttaaaaagagatttttttttaatctagacaATATACAAGCCAAAGTGGCATGTTTGTGCATTTGTAAATGCTGTATTGGGTAGACTAGCCCCCCCCTTTTGTTAAATAATATGGCTATGCTCAAAAGGTTGCATACTGAGCCAAGTATAATTTTTGTAATGTGTGAAAAAGATGCCAATTATTGTTACACATCAAGCAATCAATAAAGATAACTTCCGTAGCTATTCACTGAGTGCAACTATCATGTGCTTTACTGAGCTTGAGGTATTCAGCCTGGTATGCCCCTGATAATCACAGAAGTACAATGGGAAGTGGCAGACATCTAGAAAATTTAGGCCTACATTTCAGTcacacgattttttttttttttttttttttttttttttgggtgtgtgGGGGTCCGAATGTACTAAGCAGTGGCCATTTTTGTCTTAGTCCTCTCTGGGTGGACAAAGCTTAAGTGGAAAGAGGAAAAGCCACATTCTCATGTAAGACTGTCAGCAGTCCCCatttagttaaaatatttatgttttctaggATATGAGTGTGTGAGAACCAAAAGGGGGGGTCCCTTACGTAAGTGTAGTCTGATCACACATCTGCAGTATTGAAAATGAAAGTGATAGAACGACTCCTCTAGATTCTCTATTTACACTTTTGAAGTGGTGTGAGTGCTGAAATCAATGTCCAGACCCCCGACCCACCAATCTTGCCCACAGTATTCAGACACACAAGTCCTTAAGAAACTAGTCAACACTAGTTGGTTAAATGAAATTGGTTATACACAAATTCCTCAATTTCTGAGTATTCATATTATAGTTCACACAtccaaaaaaaaatagttcaaataTTAAAACTGAGAGTCTTGTGTCTTCATATCTGCTCAGCAAAGGTgtatattttttacttaaaaatataaagactGGGCATTTTAAAGCCAGGTTTATCAAAAATAATTCTTGAATCATCAcactccaatttttaaaatgtggttaaAGTGTAAAACTAAATTATAAGAGAATTTATGGGTAAATTGTGAAAAATCTAAATTCGGGTTAAACCATTCACTGAAATACTACCATCACCACACCCAAAAGCGATTATAAAGGTAATTCTAGCATTTCtgagtcaagattttttttttctttttcttccttttttaaaaataaggcaaGAGTTGGTTTTTCTTCCTGTGCTGGATGGGAAAGCAGGTCTTTTGGTCGCTGGGCCACGTCCTTCAAGTaggtattattttaattaaagactAAAGGTGTTTTTGTGGTTCtgtttaaaacatatataaaggGTGACTTGCAGGAGGTCCAAGAGTcagaaatcaattcaaaatgggaAAACACACCTCTCTATTGCTGCACGGACCTCATTTTCCTTCCGtaaaacttctttctttttctttcttttttaaatgtgtattttaagagACTGCATTTTAGGAATGCTGGGCCGGGAAGATGTTGATGCTCTCTGCGCCAGGCAAGTCCACAGGAacgcaccccccaccccacccccgcccaagTCACTGTGTTCTCCATCCTCCGAACGTCTGTGTCAAGCCTCCACATACAATCTGATGGTTCAAATGGTCCTTCTCCCAGGACCTGGACTCCTGCGCCCGCCGCGAACGTCCCTTTGCGGGTTTGCGGCCGCCGGCGGCGTCAGCCACCCGCTACCCCACTACCGCGCGGTAGTCTCCCGAACTGTCCCGCAGCCCCGATCCCGCCTGGTCGCTGTGGCAACTCCGTAGTCCTGCTGGCTGGCGCCTCTGGACCAAAAGTCTCTAAATGTAGTCGGCTTCTTGCAAGTCCCGCACTGCTAGGATCGCTGCGCGCAGTTCCCGCGCCCCGGGCGCCCGCAGGCCGCAGAAAGCGGCCGCGCCTCTGTCCGCGCAGCCCGGCAGGGCTACTTTTCAGAAACCTTCCTCCCTCACCATCGATCTTCCGGACGAAGAAAATCGCTATGGAAGGCCTGCGATCCTCTCCAGAGGACACCCCGCCGCCCCCAGAGCCCTGGGGGACTTGCCCGAAGGGACCAATTTCCCCGAGTTCGTGGACCCTCCAGGGCAGCACCCGCTCCCACCCCTACCGCAGGGCTCCAATGATCCGCAGCCCCGCGCATTTCGAAAGCCTTCCCGGCTCGCCGGCGGCTAAGGGACGGTCACCGAAGCGCACCAAACTGTGGAAAGCCACTGCCACTTTCGGGGATCGCCCCTGCATTGCAAAGTGTCCCCCACCATTGCATCCTTGGCTGTCCAGAGCCGCATACCCGGGCAGGGAAGAACTGGGGGAagtgtggatttgtgtgtgtgtgtgtgtgggggggcatgaTAGGTTACATTGGGGGCCATGGACATTCATTAGTGGGAGGGAGCAGGTAGTCGGCCTTTCAGGCCACTGTGTGCCCACCGCCCTGCCCGCACCGAACGACCTTTCCTAGGCGCCAGGCAACGCTGCCTTCCCCATTGCACCCCCATCTCCAGGAGACAAGATTGCTCTTCTAGCGCTTTGGACTAAAAGGTGTTTTGTTTAGAAGTTCATTTAGGATCCCTGATCTGTTTTTCAAAGTGCGGATTCTTTTTCATTTGCCATCTTCCACCTGAGCCACACCCTATGCCTGCCACCCCCTCCTTCCTGGCTGAAAAAATAAGGCAAAAAAATCTTGCAAACGACACTGCGGGGGAGAGGGGCCCAGGAGGCTGCTTAGAAACCTATGGGGTCGCCTCCCTGATTTTACTCGCGTGGGGTTGGAAAAGGGTGGGGTCGGCCACAGACGGATCTAGGAGAACCGAAAGTGCACTTATTTCCACGTAAACTTAAGTCTCAAGTCCCTCGGGCCTCCATCCAAGTCCCAGACTTGTCATGCTTGGGGactcagggcagaggcaggaactagaaaatagaaaatcttaacaataaaaaaaaataaataaataaaaataaaatcctgatCCATATTTTGGGCGCGAAACTTCGACGCACCTCTAAAAGGAACGTTAAGAGAAAGGCCGGGAGAAGAGAGCGCGGTTCGGGCGCCGGCCGGGGGATTGCATCATTTGCAACTCCCCCTCCAGAACACGGGCTGCGAACCGCAGCCACCATCATGGCGCTCGGATCTGGCCGCGCTTCCCGCGTCCCGGAGCGTCCAGGCCGTGGCCAGTATGCTTCGATAGAAGCGTTTGCAAACCGTGTTCCCTGGTTGCCGAGCGCCGGCCTTTCGCCCCCTCCTTCtctttgtgtgcgtgtgcatgtgcgtgcgtacGTGTATTTGCCAGTATGCGTgtgtcatgtgtgcatgtgtaggaaGAAGTTGAAGacctctctcccccctccacttctcacccccccgccccccaccccgtccCGAGCTGGTGGTTGTAAACTTGATTGGCATTGGCTGCGCCCACTGATCCCTGCACCGAGTCCACTGAAGATTTAAGGTGGATCTGAGAGGCTGCAGCTGCAGGCGGAGCCTCGCTCTTAACTtagttttggaagaaaaaaaccccaaaccgtGCGCTCGCTGCGTTTTACGAATCTTTCGGTCCCCAGGTCCGCGGGTCCCCGCCCAGCCCGCCGCTCTTCCCCCGCCCACCTTCCCCTGATTCCCCATTGGCCGGCGCGTgcagtttgaatttttttttttttttttggttgcttgttttcttgtttaaaaaaaaattacagtaccGTAGATCATGTGATGAGAATTACTTGGGCAGCCTGAGGTGGGGTGTTTTAGCTGGTTTGGTTGAAGGCGGTAGGGAGCAGGATGGGTGGAGCTTTCTGTTCCAAaagtcacccccacacacacacccaagtgcCGTTGACACTGTGCAGGCGGGAAGCTCGGCTGGGGTAGAGATGTAGCATCAAACATTCACGGATGTCCAGGGAGCGCGGGCCCACAGGCTGCTGGCCAGAGGTACTAGGAGGGCACAGGCTGGAGCCCGAGGAGGATGCACCTTCCCCTGCCTTGGAAAGGTAGATTTGGGGAGGGTGGGAGCGGGTAGGTATCCTGGAAATGAATACTTCCCCATCAAGGAAATAAACCAAATACAAGGTGTGTCTATAGACTCTATATAGAGCAAAGAGGGTGTTATTCCAGGGGTTAGAGTGTCAAAATCCATCACCATCAAGGCAGTcgctgtcattttctttttcttttcttttctttctttctttctttttttttttttaccttaaagaaaaaaaaaaaaagcaaaccccaACAAACTGTTTTCCAGTGTTTTTGCTTGAGGATGAGAGAGGGTATCTAAAGTCCCTTTGATTTCTGGGTCTGAAAACTCATTGGAAAGAGTATGTTAAGATTTAGGACAATTTCCTTGGTAGCACAAGTCTAATACAAATGATGACCCTTTTTAATTAGGATCCAATTAATACACCCTTTTTAATTAGGATCCAACTATGTTTCTCTTTGCAGTGaagcttttaaatgtttataataattaaaaGGTAGCCCCACATCAGTCTTTCTCTGTGTTAGTGAAGTCTAACACataccttttttccttttcttccctctccttttctttcctttaaaaaaatttcccctGATGTCTCTCTCCTTCAGCCTGTCTTAGCCAGATGCCCAGCCCTGGCCTCCCCACAGTTCTAAACCAGTGTACTGTGTTTTTAGGTTTTTAGCTACCCTATTCTGGACTGACCAGACAAACCCCTTAACTCTCGCAGCTCACTAAATTCTATGACCCCATCATAAACCAACCTGCTTGAGCTGATCTCTAGGCTGTATTCATTGACTCTGTTAGAGGTGCACTGGTCACTTCTGCCTTTCAAAGGACCCACCTAATCAGAGTGGGCACTccataaggaaaaaaacaaacaaaacaaaacgtgtCAACACAGGGAGGAACTTTATGCGTAaggactatctagtctcaggaAACAGGTCTCCATCTTGAGTGTGAATCAAGCACTGGATGTTCCCTCGATGGGATGTTATAGATAAGATTCAGGCAGCAAATGACTATGCAAACTGGTTTCGAAGTTTGAGCttggcatggtggagcacacctgtaatctgagcacttggtaggtggaggctgggggatctggagttcaagaccagccttgcctccatagagagtttgaggtcagcccggGCTGCACGTGACCCTCAAACATACAAACAAGGGTACAAACAAAAGTGGTcattgaataatactccattgggcatagtggtgcacacctttaatcctagtactcacgagccagaggcaggtggatctgtatgAGGTCcaggccaaaaataaaaaataatttaaaaaagacttttgccccccacccccacctcctagATGAAGtcttgctggctttgaactcctgagctCAGTGGATCTCTGACTTTAATCTCCTGACTAGGTAGGTCCataggtgtgtgctactgcaCCCACCCTGACCTTTCGGTTAAAGGGAGGCCTTAAACTCAGGCTCTGGAACAACTCAATAGAAATCCACCGACATCTAGGGCTTGGCAGGAGGGTGTTGTTTGGTGGACTGAATGCTTGCTGCGcaggcgtgaggacctgagtttggattcccagaacctgtTTTAAAAGCCAGCTTTGGCAGTGCACATTTTTAATACCGGAGCTGGTGAGTGGACAGGGAAAAGTAGATTCTTGGGTCACAGTGACATTCATTCTAGCTAACAGTGAGCTCCGGGCTCATTGAGATGGACGGCAATAAAAGATACCAGtgatgacctctggcctccacatgggcatgcacacaggacacacgtgtacacacaaaAGAACTCGACTAGCGCATGAAAACCTACTCTTTACTCTTTAACCAGTATTAGTTTGAGCCAAATTATTGGGGTGTGTTGCTGCTGACAGTGGTCCCAGAGGACAAGAATGGAGCAGATAAAGTACTGCATGTTGATGTCGGAGCTGTTCTAATATCATAGCACTGTGTATTATTCACATTCGTAGTGCTACTGGAATAAACAGCCAAGAGTGCAGGCACATGCCCTGCCATACCGTTGTGTGCAATACTTGATAATGATACATGACTGTTACTGGCTTGTGCACTTATTGCTGTTAAGTTTCTAGGGTATGCTTTCTATGATCATTTTAGGGTATACTCCTACTTAGATATATGGAAAAGTTAACTGTAAAAGAGTCTCCAGGTTGTCCTTCAGAATTCATTATTGTCATCATAGGAGACAACAGTTCTAGGCATGCCACTGCCCCTGACCACCTTCCAGGAAGACTGGATAAAAGGTAGAGGCAAAAGATGTCATATCAATTATGCTTTTTGGTGCATGGATAGAAGCCAGAGCTTTGTGTGTGATAGGCAAGCATACTAAAATTCAGTGgatcttaggctggccttgaacttacagagtaGCTGACCTACAGCTTGAAgcaatcttccttcctcagcctcccacgcACTCATCTTATTGcagatgtataccaccacacctggctcagatAATGATGAACTTGAGCCTGTGGAGGCTAATGCATGTGTTTGGAACTTGgctttgaaaaacaacaaaaaaatattttttaaagtgtttttttttttttttttttttttttgtttatgtgcattggtgttttgccatgggtgtcgggtcccctggaactggaattaca includes the following:
- the Cdkn1b gene encoding cyclin-dependent kinase inhibitor 1B, giving the protein MACSAPRTALPSLPHSLKPLVHCRARAEAVVHTRPGRKMSNVRVSNGSPSLERMDARQAEHPKPSACRNLFGPVNHEELTRDLEKHCRDMEEASQRKWNFDFQNHKPLEGRYEWQEVEKGSLPEFYYRPPRPPKGACKVPAQESQDINGSRQALPLIGSQANSEDRHLADQMPNPSDSPAGLAEQCPGMRKRPAADDSSSQNKRTNRTEENVSDGSLNAGSVEQTPKKPGLRRHQT